A part of Acidimicrobiales bacterium genomic DNA contains:
- a CDS encoding DUF3040 domain-containing protein translates to MPLSEDEQRILHEIERSFYENDPDFYRRATSETLYRHAGRNCKWALAGFVAGLAVLVVSFASSIWLGFVGFLIMLSCAIVFEANARKMGRAGWQQMSSSIRSRGLPDVISETGRKLRERFKRD, encoded by the coding sequence TTGCCGCTATCCGAAGACGAACAGCGGATTCTCCACGAGATCGAGCGGAGCTTCTACGAGAACGACCCGGACTTCTACCGCCGGGCCACCTCCGAGACGCTGTACCGCCACGCCGGCCGGAACTGCAAGTGGGCGCTGGCGGGGTTCGTGGCCGGGCTGGCCGTGCTCGTGGTCTCGTTCGCCTCGTCGATCTGGCTCGGGTTCGTCGGGTTCCTGATCATGCTGTCCTGCGCCATCGTCTTCGAGGCCAACGCCCGCAAGATGGGCCGGGCCGGCTGGCAGCAGATGTCGAGCTCGATCCGGTCGCGGGGGCTGCCGGACGTGATCTCGGAGACGGGTCGCAAGCTTCGCGAACGGTTCAAGCGGGACTGA